In Campylobacter vulpis, a genomic segment contains:
- a CDS encoding flagellar assembly protein A, with protein MANLENIVTYTENPYREMLSIASRTGLSVQELDFKLLAFSTQFRFGEGQWEKIAEKDLVKFDDDQIFLKKDLQIKQEYKIEIYQNVENDIYANAIKLVANKNLTKIIAQIDLKTLAYEDKIAIKILQNIYKKMLKLKFLIGIRIFNFKKDLLNLLAKHKTSPIKQIVSITIAKGVEPTKSQDEALILCYKEKAKNYTLDEQRANIIVVDENEIVLRHIKAKIGAEGKDLNLHHLEVLEPKENKINFSCSNAFKSEEKENIVEYIALKKGFVVENANNYDIANELDFGAVDFKSVGNINANLDKNVKININFASDMQDAVNSGVGIECEELNIIGSVAGNTHLKAARLKIEGTTHSKANIYAQNGYIKTHRGVASGENISVDLLEGGSIKAKEVRVKKSLGGVIEADKIYIEALATNNTCTFFENVTIERFEGDNNKFFAKVKTLDKNYDEEFKNIDDELFALHNKIYNLKQSLSAGKGAIDTLEAQIQKLKEGGQKIPNKFTKMLQDYAKLNEELQKSTKIQKELLEKKASLNEELLSLQDALLKATFINRGGKWSDMNEVRFFLLSPKNELFFASNVNEIARHIGLKKIIQNNQELIELEKRIDYDEKDTQWLSPSKE; from the coding sequence TTGGCGAATTTGGAAAATATCGTTACCTATACAGAAAATCCTTACAGAGAAATGTTAAGCATTGCTTCAAGAACGGGTCTTAGTGTGCAAGAGCTTGATTTTAAACTTTTAGCCTTTTCAACTCAATTTCGCTTTGGAGAGGGACAATGGGAAAAAATCGCCGAAAAAGATCTTGTCAAATTTGACGATGATCAAATTTTTTTAAAAAAAGATTTGCAAATCAAACAAGAATATAAAATTGAAATTTATCAAAATGTAGAAAATGACATTTATGCAAATGCTATTAAATTAGTCGCCAATAAAAATCTTACCAAAATCATCGCTCAAATCGACCTTAAAACCCTAGCTTATGAAGACAAAATCGCTATTAAAATTCTACAAAATATCTATAAAAAGATGTTAAAACTCAAATTTCTCATAGGAATTCGCATTTTTAATTTTAAAAAAGACTTACTCAATCTTTTAGCCAAGCATAAAACCTCGCCTATAAAACAAATTGTTTCCATTACCATAGCAAAGGGCGTAGAGCCGACTAAAAGCCAAGATGAAGCACTCATTTTATGTTATAAAGAAAAGGCTAAAAATTACACCTTAGACGAACAAAGGGCTAATATCATCGTCGTTGATGAAAATGAAATTGTGCTAAGGCACATAAAAGCCAAAATCGGTGCAGAAGGTAAAGACTTAAATTTACATCATTTAGAAGTTTTAGAGCCTAAAGAAAATAAAATTAATTTTTCTTGCTCAAATGCCTTTAAAAGCGAAGAAAAGGAAAATATAGTCGAGTATATTGCCCTTAAAAAAGGCTTTGTTGTAGAAAATGCTAACAATTATGATATTGCAAATGAGCTTGATTTTGGAGCGGTTGATTTTAAAAGCGTTGGTAATATCAATGCAAACCTAGATAAAAATGTCAAAATTAACATCAACTTTGCATCCGATATGCAAGATGCCGTAAATTCTGGTGTGGGCATAGAGTGCGAAGAGCTTAACATCATCGGCAGTGTGGCGGGAAACACCCATCTTAAAGCCGCAAGACTTAAGATAGAAGGCACAACGCACAGCAAAGCAAATATTTATGCTCAAAATGGCTACATCAAAACACACAGAGGCGTGGCAAGTGGAGAGAATATCAGCGTAGATTTGCTTGAGGGAGGAAGCATTAAAGCTAAGGAGGTGCGTGTTAAAAAAAGTTTAGGCGGAGTTATCGAGGCAGATAAAATTTATATCGAAGCCCTTGCGACAAATAATACTTGCACCTTTTTTGAAAATGTTACCATTGAGCGTTTTGAGGGGGATAATAATAAATTTTTTGCCAAAGTTAAAACCTTGGATAAAAATTACGATGAAGAATTTAAAAATATAGACGATGAGCTTTTTGCTCTACATAATAAAATTTACAATTTAAAACAAAGCTTATCGGCAGGAAAAGGTGCCATAGATACGCTAGAGGCACAAATTCAAAAATTAAAAGAAGGTGGGCAAAAAATCCCGAATAAATTCACAAAAATGCTGCAAGATTATGCAAAACTCAACGAAGAATTGCAAAAATCTACAAAAATCCAAAAAGAGCTTTTGGAAAAAAAGGCTAGTTTAAACGAAGAATTATTAAGTCTTCAAGACGCACTTTTAAAGGCTACTTTCATTAATAGGGGTGGAAAATGGAGCGATATGAATGAGGTGAGATTTTTTCTTCTCTCTCCTAAAAATGAGCTTTTTTTCGCCTCAAATGTGAATGAAATTGCAAGGCACATAGGACTTAAAAAAATCATACAAAATAACCAAGAATTAATAGAGCTAGAAAAAAGAATCGATTATGATGAAAAGGATACGCAATGGTTGTCGCCATCGAAGGAATAA
- the ruvA gene encoding Holliday junction branch migration protein RuvA, with translation MVVAIEGIITKKEPTFAVLKTQNGVSYGIYISLFCAAKLELHAKCELLITQIIKEDSHKLYGFLEKDEQKIFEMLLKVNGIGATTAMAICSSLDSKSFYKALSLNDESVFKKVPGIGAKSAKRIIVELADAKTAFNNVSDDKAQALAALLSLGFKQDKILGVLATCEAKDTSELIKEALKKLA, from the coding sequence ATGGTTGTCGCCATCGAAGGAATAATTACCAAAAAAGAACCTACTTTTGCCGTGCTAAAAACGCAAAATGGCGTAAGCTATGGGATTTATATCTCGCTTTTTTGTGCGGCAAAATTAGAACTTCACGCCAAATGCGAGCTTTTAATCACACAAATCATCAAAGAAGACTCCCATAAACTTTATGGCTTTTTAGAAAAAGATGAGCAAAAAATTTTCGAAATGCTTTTAAAAGTTAATGGCATAGGTGCAACCACGGCTATGGCAATATGCTCAAGCCTTGATAGCAAGTCCTTTTACAAAGCCTTAAGTTTAAATGATGAAAGCGTTTTTAAAAAAGTTCCAGGAATAGGCGCAAAAAGTGCTAAACGCATTATTGTCGAACTTGCAGACGCTAAAACGGCGTTTAATAATGTCAGCGATGATAAAGCTCAAGCTTTAGCCGCCCTTCTTTCCCTTGGCTTTAAGCAGGATAAAATTTTAGGCGTTTTAGCCACTTGTGAGGCTAAAGACACGAGTGAGCTTATCAAAGAAGCTTTAAAAAAACTTGCATAA
- a CDS encoding D-alanine--D-alanine ligase: MNLAILFGGNSYEHEISIVSAVVLKKVLDKEAFFIFCDEEREFYLIKTSNLNAKTFSSKAYKKEKKLVLKQGGFYFESFWGAKKLDIKCVINLIHGRDGEDGKIAALFEFFNINFIGPRLEASVLSFNKELTKLYAKSVGVKTLDYFTLKKGLETNFKPSFPCIVKPVRLGSSIGISVAKNEEEFNYAKDVGFEFDDTLLIEEFKKDIKEYNLAGCMIADEFIFSIIEEPKKKEFLDFEQKYLSFCGHNELIEANLNEDLKEKLKKAFSKIYNPLFKGALIRCDFFIIDDEVYLNEINPNPGSLANYLFKDFNATLKNLVNSVKNETKIKINYSFLHSINGQKGKL; encoded by the coding sequence ATGAACTTAGCGATACTTTTTGGGGGAAATTCTTACGAGCACGAGATTAGCATAGTGAGTGCTGTGGTGCTTAAAAAGGTGCTTGATAAAGAGGCTTTTTTTATCTTTTGTGATGAGGAAAGAGAATTTTATCTCATTAAGACTTCAAATTTAAATGCTAAAACCTTTAGCTCAAAAGCCTACAAAAAAGAAAAAAAACTTGTTTTAAAGCAAGGAGGCTTTTATTTTGAAAGTTTTTGGGGGGCAAAAAAGCTCGACATTAAATGCGTGATTAATCTTATCCACGGAAGAGACGGCGAAGACGGCAAAATCGCTGCTTTGTTTGAATTTTTTAACATCAACTTCATCGGTCCGCGTTTAGAGGCTAGTGTGCTGTCTTTTAATAAGGAACTCACCAAACTTTACGCTAAAAGTGTGGGTGTGAAAACTCTTGATTACTTCACGCTTAAAAAAGGGCTTGAAACGAATTTTAAGCCAAGCTTTCCTTGCATTGTAAAGCCTGTGCGTTTAGGAAGTAGTATAGGCATTAGCGTGGCGAAAAACGAAGAGGAATTTAACTATGCCAAAGATGTGGGCTTTGAATTTGATGACACTTTGCTTATAGAAGAATTTAAAAAAGACATTAAAGAATACAATTTAGCAGGTTGTATGATAGCAGATGAGTTTATTTTTTCTATCATAGAAGAGCCTAAGAAAAAGGAATTTTTAGACTTTGAGCAAAAATATCTTAGCTTTTGTGGACATAACGAACTTATCGAAGCAAATTTAAATGAAGATTTAAAAGAAAAATTAAAAAAAGCCTTTAGCAAAATTTACAATCCTCTTTTTAAGGGTGCTTTGATACGGTGTGATTTTTTCATCATCGATGATGAAGTGTATTTAAATGAAATTAATCCAAATCCGGGTTCTTTGGCAAATTATCTCTTTAAAGATTTCAATGCTACACTTAAAAACCTTGTAAATAGTGTAAAAAACGAAACTAAAATTAAGATAAATTATAGTTTTTTGCATAGTATCAATGGGCAAAAAGGTAAATTATAA
- a CDS encoding type II toxin-antitoxin system Phd/YefM family antitoxin has product MMLCKQDEIYTATEVVRNFSPILERLKTNPSGKIVILKNNKFEAVMLSVKEYERLEEAVKLLEKIYKNQKA; this is encoded by the coding sequence ATAATGCTTTGTAAGCAAGATGAAATTTACACAGCGACTGAAGTGGTTAGAAATTTTAGCCCCATTTTAGAAAGGCTAAAAACAAATCCTTCTGGCAAAATTGTCATTCTTAAAAATAACAAATTTGAAGCCGTGATGTTAAGTGTTAAAGAATATGAGCGTTTAGAAGAAGCGGTCAAACTTTTGGAAAAGATCTATAAAAATCAAAAGGCATAA
- a CDS encoding alpha/beta fold hydrolase: MAQSTVSYKNKNYALSYEIIGLEKKEKILILHGWGANKELMMSAFSHHLKDFCQIYVDLPGFGKSSVEEVLHSEDYGLILEEFLKIKGWEIAYFMGHSFGGKICALLARKTPNAFLILLSSAGIILSKSFKVRFKITLFKFLKKLGFGSFYRFFASKDGANLSPLMYETFKRVVDEDFGEIFKSLKNQSLIFWGEQDKATPLKSGELISTLIEKNAFYPLRGDHFFFLQNAKFIADTIKKAKNAS; this comes from the coding sequence ATGGCACAAAGCACGGTGAGTTATAAAAATAAAAATTATGCTCTTAGCTATGAAATCATAGGGCTTGAAAAAAAAGAAAAAATTCTCATCTTGCATGGCTGGGGAGCAAATAAAGAGCTTATGATGAGTGCTTTTTCACATCATTTAAAAGACTTTTGTCAAATTTATGTGGATTTACCCGGCTTTGGTAAATCAAGCGTGGAAGAAGTGCTTCACAGCGAGGATTATGGCTTGATTTTGGAGGAGTTTTTAAAAATAAAAGGCTGGGAAATCGCCTATTTTATGGGGCATTCTTTTGGGGGGAAAATTTGCGCCCTTCTTGCTAGAAAAACTCCAAACGCTTTCTTAATTTTACTTTCAAGTGCTGGCATTATCTTATCAAAATCTTTCAAAGTGCGTTTCAAAATCACTCTTTTTAAATTCCTTAAAAAACTTGGTTTTGGCTCTTTTTACCGCTTTTTTGCAAGTAAGGACGGAGCAAATTTAAGCCCTTTAATGTATGAAACTTTTAAAAGAGTCGTTGATGAGGATTTTGGTGAAATTTTTAAAAGCCTTAAAAATCAAAGTCTTATTTTTTGGGGAGAGCAAGATAAAGCCACACCTCTTAAAAGCGGAGAGCTTATTAGCACCTTGATAGAAAAAAACGCATTTTATCCTTTAAGAGGGGATCATTTTTTCTTTTTGCAAAATGCCAAATTCATTGCTGATACCATCAAAAAGGCTAAAAATGCTTCATAG
- a CDS encoding Mur ligase family protein: MLHSIYFLNTLLFNFCVAFYLILALQWYSYKLKRLVFHYHKPLLHLYFLGLPYLIFITSLGFSWFSLAYFVLIHTPILYFWHKGIDKKLVFTAKVKWFFCFVFAFNVLFSILSLRFSFLFNLLSLPCALLSLKILDLLQARYFLKKAKQKILKNNHLTIILITASFGKTSIKNFLYELLKDDFITHKSPRSVNTLMGIVKDINENLQENTQIYIAEAGARLKGDILELSLFLEPQICIVGEIGGAHLEYFKNIETIRETKLEALQSKRLKQAFLHSSTLKNDEEKIQIYDSLLLQTHSSLEGLNFSMRLNEKEKKFQSKILGEFNAENLCACVCCANFLGVKLETIKKQISHLKAVEHRLQIISKEPKFIIDDGFNGNFKGMSESYVLAKSYQGRRILVTPGIIEGSKEDNIKLAKIINESFDLAIISAHINAALFEKELKINKIILKEKAELVKVLAKHTKNGDLILFSNDAPSYL, encoded by the coding sequence ATGCTTCATAGTATCTATTTTTTAAATACTCTTTTATTTAATTTTTGTGTCGCTTTTTATCTCATTTTAGCTCTTCAGTGGTATTCTTACAAGCTCAAACGCCTTGTTTTTCACTATCATAAACCCTTATTACATCTTTATTTTTTAGGCTTACCTTATCTTATTTTCATCACATCTTTAGGTTTTTCGTGGTTTTCTTTGGCATATTTTGTCTTAATTCACACTCCCATTTTATATTTTTGGCATAAAGGCATTGACAAAAAGCTCGTTTTTACCGCGAAAGTGAAGTGGTTTTTTTGTTTTGTATTTGCCTTTAATGTCCTTTTTTCTATACTTTCTTTGCGTTTTTCTTTTCTTTTTAATCTTTTAAGTTTGCCTTGTGCTTTACTTTCTCTTAAAATTTTAGACCTTTTACAAGCGCGTTATTTTCTCAAAAAAGCTAAACAAAAAATCTTAAAAAATAATCATTTGACCATCATACTCATTACCGCGAGTTTTGGAAAAACAAGCATTAAAAATTTTCTTTATGAGCTTTTAAAAGATGATTTTATCACGCATAAAAGTCCAAGAAGTGTGAATACCCTAATGGGAATTGTTAAAGATATTAATGAAAATCTACAAGAAAACACTCAAATTTACATTGCTGAAGCAGGTGCTAGACTTAAAGGAGACATTTTAGAATTAAGCTTATTTTTAGAGCCTCAAATTTGTATTGTAGGGGAAATTGGCGGAGCACATTTAGAATATTTTAAAAACATAGAAACCATAAGAGAAACAAAACTTGAAGCCCTACAATCAAAACGCCTCAAACAAGCCTTTTTACACTCAAGCACCCTAAAAAACGATGAAGAAAAAATTCAAATTTACGATTCTTTGCTTCTTCAAACGCATTCAAGCCTTGAGGGACTAAACTTTTCAATGCGTTTAAACGAAAAAGAAAAAAAATTTCAAAGTAAGATTTTGGGAGAATTTAACGCAGAAAATTTATGTGCTTGTGTGTGCTGTGCGAATTTTTTAGGCGTAAAACTTGAAACAATTAAAAAGCAAATTTCTCATCTAAAAGCCGTAGAGCACCGCCTACAAATCATCTCAAAAGAGCCAAAATTCATCATCGATGATGGTTTTAATGGAAATTTTAAGGGTATGAGTGAGAGTTATGTTTTAGCAAAAAGCTATCAAGGACGCAGAATTTTAGTAACTCCGGGCATTATCGAGGGGAGCAAGGAGGATAATATAAAACTTGCCAAAATCATCAATGAAAGCTTTGATTTAGCCATCATCTCCGCCCACATTAATGCCGCACTTTTTGAAAAAGAGCTTAAAATCAACAAAATCATTTTAAAAGAAAAAGCCGAGCTTGTAAAAGTCCTAGCTAAACATACTAAAAATGGAGATTTAATCCTCTTTTCAAACGATGCACCAAGTTATTTATAA
- a CDS encoding DUF2018 family protein, with product MDLLDAMLNKSPKEKFLEIIQNGNLGALEKTFENFFAEYIAMVELLEKQGLNENDLKNFILENGEFITQRQNDIYIELGAKILGHEG from the coding sequence ATGGATTTACTTGATGCAATGCTAAATAAAAGCCCTAAAGAAAAATTCCTAGAAATTATCCAAAATGGAAATTTAGGCGCCTTAGAAAAAACTTTTGAAAACTTTTTTGCGGAATACATTGCTATGGTTGAGCTTTTAGAAAAACAGGGTTTAAATGAAAATGACCTTAAAAATTTCATCTTGGAAAATGGTGAATTTATCACACAAAGACAAAATGATATTTACATAGAACTTGGAGCAAAAATTTTAGGACACGAGGGCTAA
- a CDS encoding exporting protein: protein MKVFFTLVFLTISAFASAPVFDYTYKFELKKDERASVQIKELGYEDRVQNFDFYWTLFDNTNIIVHSKFRKFPRQFVLSLRRNLDWASQTLIPDYRNPHIDRARLILEFSDYKKGIATFTIYIEDKDSRLMVEFLDPRKMSLKNPPQNNQIVPMIDLNQPQTTPPTRN, encoded by the coding sequence ATGAAAGTTTTTTTTACGCTAGTTTTTTTAACGATAAGTGCCTTTGCTTCGGCACCTGTGTTTGATTACACTTACAAATTTGAGCTTAAAAAAGATGAAAGAGCTAGTGTGCAAATTAAAGAACTGGGCTATGAAGACAGGGTGCAAAATTTTGATTTTTACTGGACTCTTTTTGATAATACCAATATCATTGTGCATTCTAAATTTAGAAAATTTCCGCGTCAATTTGTGCTTTCTTTACGCAGGAATTTAGACTGGGCTTCGCAAACTTTAATTCCTGATTATCGTAATCCTCACATTGACAGAGCGAGACTTATTTTAGAATTTAGTGATTATAAAAAGGGTATTGCCACCTTTACGATTTATATCGAAGATAAGGATTCTAGGCTTATGGTTGAGTTTTTAGACCCACGCAAAATGTCCCTAAAAAACCCACCGCAAAATAATCAAATCGTGCCGATGATTGATTTAAATCAACCACAAACTACGCCACCAACAAGGAACTAA
- a CDS encoding polyprenyl synthetase family protein: MQEIDKIIQSYLLELSYEPILTMLSQTNTGKKLRSKLLLSIAGESQGAYVLCAIIELIHLASLLHDDIIDESELRRGARSINAEFGAKNALMLGDILYSKAFYELSKQEPKIAQILSNAVCKLAIGELMDVNLSKEFNPNKEAYLTMIYHKTAVLIEASARCGAILAGLNEEAFAKYGKNLGLAFQIVDDILDITSDEATLGKPTLSDFKEGKTTLAYIDLYENLHKNDKDILKNLFKKDLNTEERLWLKQKFKEKNIIEQSIKKAKEYGNLSLKAIENDKNEKLEAIIKALIDRDF, from the coding sequence GTGCAAGAAATCGATAAAATCATACAAAGCTATCTTTTAGAACTTTCTTACGAACCCATTTTAACAATGCTCTCTCAAACAAACACAGGCAAGAAACTTCGCTCCAAACTCCTTTTAAGCATAGCAGGAGAAAGTCAAGGAGCTTATGTTTTGTGTGCGATTATAGAGCTTATCCACCTTGCTAGTCTTCTTCACGATGACATCATTGATGAGAGCGAATTAAGACGTGGGGCAAGGTCTATCAATGCTGAATTTGGTGCTAAAAATGCCCTAATGCTTGGTGATATTTTGTATTCTAAAGCCTTTTATGAGCTTTCTAAACAAGAGCCAAAAATCGCCCAAATTCTTTCAAACGCTGTTTGCAAGCTTGCCATAGGCGAACTTATGGACGTGAATTTAAGTAAGGAATTTAATCCAAATAAAGAAGCTTATTTAACGATGATTTACCACAAAACCGCCGTTTTGATTGAGGCAAGTGCAAGGTGCGGAGCGATTTTAGCAGGACTTAATGAAGAAGCTTTTGCAAAGTATGGTAAAAATTTAGGACTTGCCTTTCAAATCGTTGATGATATCCTTGACATTACAAGTGATGAAGCCACACTTGGAAAGCCCACATTAAGCGACTTTAAGGAGGGTAAAACAACTTTAGCCTATATAGATTTATATGAAAATTTACACAAAAATGACAAAGATATCCTAAAAAATTTATTTAAAAAAGATTTAAATACGGAAGAAAGATTATGGCTAAAGCAAAAATTTAAAGAAAAAAATATCATAGAGCAAAGCATTAAAAAAGCTAAAGAATATGGAAATTTAAGTCTTAAAGCCATTGAAAATGATAAAAATGAAAAGCTAGAAGCTATCATTAAAGCCTTGATAGATAGGGATTTTTAA
- the hemA gene encoding glutamyl-tRNA reductase: protein MHYFCISFTHKNTDLSLRERLSLNDEKKKEQFLKLVLSKENIMESLVISTCNRVEILAFVKDLKEVGKHIITSLALLCEVDKNDLEKRADFFEDSGAIHHLFSVVSSLDSLVIGETQITGQIKEAFHFAKNLNFCGEHLEFALHHAFKCAAKVRNQTQISKNPISVASVAVAKAKELLDLSQVKAIVIGAGEMAQLTCKHLLQAGAKIIILNRDLSKAKKLSEELNCEFDSLENLENYLNTYILFFSATNAKNALITNNMLKNVEFKRYFFDIAVPRDIELNENDKIKVFAVDDLEEVVRKNLALRECEASVAYSIIGTMTHEFFKILSDLALTPTIKALRLKAKACANQQLQIALSKGYLKQSNEEEARKLIHQVFKAFLHEPTLNLKHLQGKKSEEVIQSLRYLFNLGEHNEI, encoded by the coding sequence ATGCACTATTTTTGCATTAGTTTTACGCACAAAAACACAGACTTAAGCTTAAGGGAAAGACTTTCACTTAATGATGAAAAGAAAAAAGAGCAATTTTTAAAACTTGTTCTTTCTAAAGAAAATATTATGGAAAGCCTTGTGATAAGCACTTGCAACCGCGTTGAAATTCTAGCCTTTGTGAAGGATTTAAAAGAAGTAGGCAAACACATCATTACAAGCCTTGCCTTACTTTGCGAAGTAGATAAAAATGATTTAGAAAAAAGGGCGGACTTTTTTGAAGATAGCGGGGCAATTCATCATCTTTTTTCAGTTGTCAGCTCACTTGATAGCCTTGTCATAGGCGAAACGCAAATTACAGGACAAATTAAAGAAGCCTTTCATTTTGCTAAAAATTTGAATTTTTGCGGAGAGCATTTAGAATTTGCCCTACATCACGCTTTTAAATGTGCCGCTAAGGTAAGAAATCAAACTCAAATTTCTAAAAATCCCATTTCTGTTGCCTCGGTCGCCGTAGCTAAGGCTAAAGAATTGCTTGATTTAAGTCAAGTAAAAGCCATTGTCATCGGTGCTGGGGAAATGGCACAACTAACTTGCAAACACCTTTTACAAGCAGGAGCAAAGATCATCATCTTAAACCGCGATTTAAGCAAGGCTAAAAAATTAAGCGAAGAATTAAATTGCGAATTTGATAGCCTTGAAAATTTAGAAAATTATCTTAACACTTACATACTTTTTTTCTCGGCGACTAATGCTAAAAACGCTCTTATTACAAATAATATGCTTAAAAATGTGGAGTTTAAACGCTATTTTTTCGATATTGCCGTGCCAAGGGATATTGAATTAAACGAAAATGATAAAATCAAAGTTTTTGCAGTTGATGACCTAGAAGAAGTTGTGCGGAAAAACTTAGCCTTAAGAGAATGTGAAGCTAGTGTAGCTTATAGCATTATAGGGACGATGACGCATGAATTTTTTAAAATTCTAAGTGATTTAGCTCTAACACCTACCATAAAAGCATTAAGATTAAAGGCTAAAGCTTGTGCAAATCAACAACTTCAAATCGCTCTTTCAAAAGGCTATTTAAAACAATCAAACGAAGAGGAAGCAAGAAAATTAATCCACCAAGTTTTCAAAGCCTTTTTGCACGAGCCAACGCTTAATTTAAAGCACTTGCAAGGTAAAAAGAGCGAAGAAGTCATTCAATCTTTACGCTATCTTTTCAATCTAGGAGAACACAATGAAATTTAG
- a CDS encoding proline--tRNA ligase: MKFSKFYAPTLKEAPKDATLPSHIFLTRAGFIEQNGSGLYNFLPLGKMVYDKIENIIKEEMDKAGALETSLSFSTPANLWRESGRYNVFGKELLRFKDRKENDFVLGPTHEEAMLNVVKNKITSYKQLPLNLYQIGLKFRDEARPRFGLLRCREFVMKDAYSFHKDEEDLTREFENMHETYCKVLTRLGLDFRVVEADSGAIGGSGSKEFMVLAQNGEDDILLCSHCNYAANIEAAKRAKKTCDEERPEANFASKFHTPDVKTIKSLAEFFKINAFYTIKAVVKKAFYEDGAKLVVFFIRGCDDLQETKAQNACKALELIDAEKEELLAAGLTPGFIGFIGLKNVDFYIDNELKNEKQMIMGANEIDYHFIGIDVVNLNEERFKDLVEVKEGDCCIKCGEKLVKSKGIEVGHIFKLGTKYSAAMQATFLDENGKAKPFVMGCYGMGVSRLVAVAVEASFDERGIIWQEALSPFKLVIILSNIKDEKALNLGLGLYEELKKLGISVLLDDRNERYGVKMNDFELMGFSYALIIGKGLENNELELVKRKDLSKVKLKADTALDTLKEVLS, encoded by the coding sequence ATGAAATTTAGTAAATTTTACGCCCCAACCCTTAAAGAAGCCCCAAAAGATGCGACTTTACCTAGCCATATTTTTTTAACAAGAGCAGGTTTTATCGAGCAAAATGGCAGTGGGCTTTATAATTTTTTACCGCTTGGTAAAATGGTTTATGATAAAATAGAAAACATTATCAAAGAAGAGATGGATAAGGCAGGAGCTTTAGAAACGAGCCTTAGCTTTAGCACGCCAGCTAACCTTTGGCGAGAAAGTGGGCGTTATAATGTCTTTGGAAAAGAACTTTTACGCTTTAAAGATAGAAAAGAAAACGACTTTGTTTTAGGACCTACACACGAAGAAGCTATGCTTAATGTTGTTAAAAATAAAATCACAAGCTACAAGCAACTTCCGCTTAATTTATATCAAATCGGGCTTAAATTTCGTGATGAAGCTAGACCTAGATTTGGACTTTTGAGATGTCGCGAATTTGTAATGAAAGATGCGTATAGTTTTCACAAAGACGAAGAAGACTTAACGCGTGAATTTGAAAATATGCACGAAACTTATTGCAAAGTTTTAACACGCTTAGGACTTGACTTTAGAGTTGTTGAAGCTGATAGCGGAGCCATAGGGGGAAGTGGAAGTAAGGAATTTATGGTTTTAGCACAAAATGGCGAAGATGATATTTTGCTCTGTTCTCATTGCAATTACGCTGCAAATATAGAAGCAGCAAAAAGAGCGAAAAAAACTTGCGATGAAGAACGCCCTGAAGCAAATTTTGCAAGTAAATTTCACACTCCAGATGTTAAGACCATTAAGAGTTTGGCAGAATTTTTTAAAATCAACGCCTTTTATACTATTAAAGCTGTGGTGAAAAAGGCTTTTTATGAAGACGGAGCGAAACTTGTCGTCTTTTTTATAAGGGGCTGTGATGACCTGCAAGAAACAAAGGCACAAAATGCTTGCAAGGCTTTAGAACTCATCGACGCCGAAAAAGAGGAATTGCTAGCTGCGGGCTTAACGCCCGGATTTATAGGCTTTATAGGGCTTAAAAATGTGGATTTTTATATCGATAATGAGCTAAAAAATGAAAAGCAAATGATTATGGGAGCAAATGAGATAGACTATCATTTTATAGGCATTGATGTCGTGAATTTAAATGAAGAAAGGTTTAAGGATTTGGTGGAAGTTAAAGAGGGGGATTGTTGTATAAAATGTGGCGAAAAACTTGTAAAAAGCAAGGGCATAGAAGTAGGACACATTTTTAAACTCGGCACAAAATACTCCGCCGCGATGCAGGCAACTTTTCTTGATGAAAATGGCAAGGCAAAGCCTTTTGTAATGGGCTGTTATGGTATGGGGGTAAGTCGCTTAGTAGCTGTGGCAGTGGAGGCTAGTTTTGATGAAAGGGGCATAATTTGGCAGGAGGCTTTAAGTCCCTTTAAGCTTGTCATTATTCTTTCAAACATTAAGGACGAAAAAGCCTTAAATTTAGGCTTAGGCTTATATGAAGAGTTAAAAAAGCTTGGCATTAGTGTGCTTTTAGATGATAGAAATGAAAGATATGGTGTGAAAATGAATGATTTTGAATTAATGGGATTTTCTTACGCTCTTATCATAGGTAAAGGCTTAGAAAATAATGAGCTTGAGCTTGTGAAAAGAAAGGATTTGAGTAAGGTGAAGCTTAAGGCGGACACGGCTTTAGATACACTTAAAGAGGTGTTATCATGA